From Toxorhynchites rutilus septentrionalis strain SRP chromosome 2, ASM2978413v1, whole genome shotgun sequence, a single genomic window includes:
- the LOC129770764 gene encoding protein brown: protein MTVNVEVAKAQHNESMVLLEWKSLTVSVQSYRLWKWPTKEPCEAQQILKDATGAVQSGDLVAVMGASGSGKTTLLAAVSMRMMADVTGSVLINGRIVSQTQMKRLSGFVPQFDIAISSLTVREHLTFVSKLKGVRLATTRRVIDELNLGKCEFTRISHLSGGERKKVNLAGELLTEPDMLFCDEPTTGLDSFSALSVMNTLRRLAVDCGKIVICTIHHPTSHIFECFTDIVLVKKGEIYYQGRTLESSAFFASINCPLPLNCNPGDHYFKLVCDYDQDDYSGDENRFNEQKIVRVSHIENIAKKCSTVEYGESVLTKILNSNFQNACWLTQLRLLLHRSLLDSIRNLREYVIVMVLFLASSITISALYFHITPTSQTAIQDIRGALFLMVCELLYTLGYTVFYVFPQELPLLRREVGERMYRLSAYYAHKALLTVPKAFFESFLYVGIVYACVQFSTGFATYIGIATVCSVAGLLAVAYGYLLSCLTGSMELSIEYANIIFLLYGLLGGLYLNIQAFPISKYFSFFFFASEGASVYYWRTVGNITCDQVGNTTCLADGYAVLEDYSYGTTLDTVYFNYLLLAAELLVVHFLAYLSLRRFVNGIGFY from the exons ATGACAGTCAATGTTGAGGTTGCAAAGGCACAGCATAACGAATCGATGGTGCTATTGGAGTGGAAGAGTTTGACGGTATCGGTGCAAAGTTACCGTTTGTGGAAGTGGCCAACAAAAGAACCGTGCGAGGCTCAACAAATTTTGAAAGATG ctaccggtgCGGTGCAATCGGGAGACCTGGTGGCCGTCATGGGTGCAAG TGGTTCCGGCAAGACAACATTATTGGCAGCTGTATCGATGCGCATGATGGCGGACGTCACGGGCAGTGTGCTTATCAATGGTCGAATCGTCAGTCAAACCCAGATGAAGCGTCTATCCGGCTTTGTACCCCAATTCGACATCGCTATCAGTTCGCTGACGGTCCGAGAACATCTCACATTTGTG TCCAAATTGAAGGGAGTCCGGTTGGCTACCACAAGGCGAGTGATCGATGAGCTGAACTTGGGCAAGTGTGAGTTTACGAGAATCTCGCATCTTTCGGGAGGCGAACGAAAGAAGGTTAACTTAGCGGGAGAACTGCTAACCGAACCAGATATGCTTTTCTGTGATGAACCTACAACAGGGCTGGACAGCTTCAGCGCTCTTTCAGTAATGAACACACTCCGAAGGCTCGCTGTGGATTGCGGAAAAATAGTCATCTGCACTATTCATCATCCCACGTCGCACATTTTCGAGTGCTTCACCGACATCGTTTTAGTGAAGAAGGGAGAGATTTACTACCAAGGTCGAACCCTTGAGTCAAGTGCATTCTTTGCAAG TATAAATTGCCCACTGCCATTAAACTGCAATCCCGGGGATCACTATTTTAAATTGGTTTGTGATTATGACCAGGATGATTATAGTGGGGATGAGAATCGCTTCAATGAGCAGAAGATTGTCCGCGTAAGCCACATAGAAAATATCGCAAAAAAGTGTTCAACGGTTGAATATGGTGAAAGTGTCCTGACGAAGATATTAAACAG CAATTTCCAAAATGCGTGCTGGCTGACGCAGCTCCGTCTTCTGCTGCACCGAAGTCTGCTAGACAGCATCCGTAACCTACGCGAGTATGTCATCGTGATGGTATTATTTCTA GCCTCCAGTATCACCATATCGGCACTTTACTTTCACATCACCCCGACGAGTCAGACGGCAATCCAAGACATACGGGGGGCACTTTTCCTCATGGTATGCGAGCTACTGTATACCCTCGGTTACACGGTGTTCTACGTGTTCCCCCAGGAACTGCCGCTGCTGAGACGTGAGGTAGGCGAACGGATGTACCGCTTGTCGGCCTATTATGCCCACAAGGCACTGCTGACGGTACCGAAAGCGTTCTTCGAGTCATTTCTTTACGTCGGGATCGTGTACGCGTGTGTGCAATTTTCCACCGGTTTTGCCACCTACATCGGAATCGCCACCGTCTGCAGCGTGGCTGGCCTCTTAGCGGTCGCTTATG GCTACCTGTTGTCCTGCCTTACCGGCTCGATGGAACTGTCGATCGAATATGCAAATATAATCTTCTTACTGTACGGACTGCTGGGCGGCTTATATCTCAACATCCAGGCCTTTCCCATTAGCAAGTAtttttcgttcttcttcttcgccTCGGAGGGTGCTTCGGTTTATTACTGGCGAACGGTTGGCAACATCACCTGTGACCAGGTGGGAAACACTACCTGCCTAGCCGATGGGTACGCCGTGCTCGAGGATTACAGCTACGGGACGACACTtgacaccgtctatttcaactaCTTGCTGCTGGCAGCCGAGCTTCTGGTCGTTCATTTTCTAGCCTATCTAAGCCTGAGGAGGTTCGTCAACGGAATCGGATTCTACTGa
- the LOC129766990 gene encoding uncharacterized protein LOC129766990 — MVRQCTKGSCRNCGRKHHTLLHTSNESSNNAPQCTSVPQPTNRPTVDSQRHQTQQPQTRPQNQLTTQYTWPREHGTTSLHAAHTLSHNTHPQQTTDQHVPHTNLIALPAHSSIPTCQILLSTAIVRVTDCYGNENLVRALLDSGSQHSFITSTCCRNLKLKEFPNQMVIQGIGTHRSSSKGVVKVNIKPRMISISNFNEEIYFNVLTKLTIPLPSQSFDVSYWNIPENINLADPGFFESGEIDMIIGAEFFLDLLQDGKMKLFDTGPIIQNTSLGWIVSGPLPDPHDLTATTVSYACSTAELQDQLSKFWELETCYVKSTNSIEESACEEMFNQTTTRDDSGRFRVSLPKKQGVIERLGDSRRIAEKRFLNLEKRFAVNPQLKKMYCDFISEYRSMGHMVEVNESDISDVAYYMPHHAVLRPDSTTTKLRVVFDASCRTTSGLSLNDGLMVGPTVQDDLMSIISRFRMHQVAITADIAKMYRMVNVQKEDHRLQRILWRQNPGEMLRAFELTTVTYGTASAPFLATRCLQQLSIDGESSHPIAAKILRNDFYVDDLITGVDEPEEGKRLVIEMIDLLNTAGFILRKWNSNCESVKTEIPDDLRDDRSLIAIDASSTVKTLGLTWDPVNDCFTFSVPLWNESPIITKRIVLSDVSKLFDPLGLIGPVIVQAKIVDDRQ, encoded by the coding sequence ATGGTTCGACAGTGCACCAAGGGATCCTGTCGTAATTGTGGAAGAAAACACCATACGCTGCTACATACATCCAACGAATCCTCGAACAATGCACCACAATGTACCTCCGTTCCACAACCGACGAATCGACCTACAGTAGACAGCCAACGCCACCAGACACAACAACCACAGACGAGACCGCAAAACCAGCTCACCACACAATATACATGGCCGAGAGAACACGGTACAACATCACTACATGCTGCCCACACATTGTCGCATAACACTCACCCACAGCAAACCACAGACCAACACGTACCCCACACCAACCTCATCGCACTTCCTGCGCACAGTAGTATACCTACGTGTCAAATTTTACTATCTACCGCTATTGTGCGCGTAACTGATTGCTACGGTAACGAAAACCTCGTGAGAGCCTTGTTGGATTCCGGCTCTCAACATAGCTTCATAACATCAACCTGCTGTCGCAATCTCAAACTGAAAGAGTTTCCAAACCAGATGGTAATACAAGGAATCGGAACCCATCGCAGTTCATCTAAAGGAGTTGTGAAAGTGAACATCAAACCTCGAATGATATCAATCTCCAATTTCAACGAAGAAATTTACTTCAACGTTCTTACAAAACTCACTATTCCACTACCATCTCAAAGCTTCGATGTGAGTTATTGGAATATTCCAGAAAACATAAATTTAGCAGACCCAGGTTTCTTTGAAAGCGGAGAGATTGATATGATCATAGGAGCAGAATTCTTCCTAGATCTATTGCAAGATGGGAAAATGAAATTGTTCGACACTGGTCCGATCATCCAGAACACCTCACTCGGCTGGATTGTTTCTGGGCCACTGCCAGATCCACACGACCTGACAGCAACGACCGTTTCATACGCCTGTTCGACAGCCGAACTTCAAGATCAACTAAGCAAGTTTTGGGAACTGGAAACATGCTACGTGAAAAGTACCAATTCAATCGAAGAATCCGCGTGTGAGGAAATGTTTAATCAAACGACAACTAGAGATGACAGTGGACGTTTTCGAGTAAGTCTCCCAAAGAAACAAGGCGTGATCGAAAGGCTTGGAGATTCAAGACGAATTGCAGAGAAACGTTTTCTTAATTTGGAGAAACGTTTCGCCGTCAACCCACAGCTTAAAAAGATGTACTGTGATTTCATTTCTGAATATCGTTCCATGGGTCACATGGTTGAAGTCAATGAAAGCGATATCAGTGACGTAGCATATTACATGCCGCATCATGCAGTGTTGCGGCCAGATTCTACAACAACGAAGCTACGTGTTGTTTTCGACGCGTCTTGTCGAACCACGTCAGGACTATCACTCAACGATGGCTTGATGGTTGGGCCAACTGTGCAGGACGATCTCATGTCAATAATTTCACGTTTTCGCATGCATCAGGTGGCTATAACGGCAGATATCGCCAAAATGTATAGGATGGTCAACGTACAGAAAGAAGACCATAGACTGCAAAGAATCCTCTGGAGACAAAATCCTGGTGAAATGCTACGAGCTTTCGAGCTCACCACCGTAACGTACGGAACCGCTTCAGCTCCCTTTTTAGCAACACGATGTTTGCAACAGCTCTCAATCGATGGAGAATCTTCGCATCCAATTGCTGCAAAAATTCTACGAAACGATTTTTACGTAGACGATCTAATCACGGGGGTAGACGAGCCTGAGGAAGGAAAGCGTTTGGTAATCGAAATGATTGATCTTCTCAACACCGCTGGGTTTATACTGAGAAAATGGAATTCAAATTGTGAAAGTGTTAAAACTGAAATTCCCGACGATCTTCGAGATGATCGAAGCTTGATTGCAATTGATGCATCATCCACCGTGAAAACTTTGGGTCTCACATGGGATCCGGTCAACGATTGTTTCACATTTTCAGTCCCATTGTGGAACGAATCTCCGATTATTACCAAGAGGATAGTTTTGTCTGACGTTTCGAAATTGTTTGACCCTTTAGGTCTCATTGGTCCTGTTATAGTGCAGGCAAAAATTGTGGACGATAGACAGTAA
- the LOC129766991 gene encoding uncharacterized protein LOC129766991 encodes MTSKSRVAPLDETRRKRKKQSIPRLELSSALLLSHLFDKVHRNIPVTEKAYFWTDSTIVKCWLASSPSRWQVFVANRVSEIQHLTKHGVWNHVPGTENPADILSRGITPQELQRQHSWFNGPAWLHQHPINWPKEAHSTVEYFDSAILEEKVSVVRLIALIRRFRHNAQERHRYCRIGGPINSNEYEIAIEHLVRLSQQESFHREYLNLAKNKQVEHSSRIRSLNPLLQDDIIRVGGRLRHASVPEDRKHPIILDNHHPLSKLILDYYHIKLYHAGQQMIIASVRERFWITNIRKLARKVIHKCVICFRAKPRATEQLMGDLPPERVTPAPPFLRVGVDYCGPFHVTYPNRRGSPMKCFISIFVCLVTKAVHLELVADLTTEAFLAALKRFIARRGKPITMMCDNAKNFVGANPNIYKQQFQNSVVKEMAEDRIDFKFIPARSPNFGGLWEAAVKLFKGAFKRTIGTRVLQYDEMHTVLTQVEAILNSRPLTPLSNDPGDLEALTPSHFLVQRQLTAVAEPDLESVPTNRLSLWQ; translated from the coding sequence ATGACTTCTAAGTCACGAGTAGCTCCTCTAGACGAGACCAGAAGGAAACGAAAGAAGCAATCGATTCCTCGACTGGAGCTATCATCTGCCCTTTTGCTCAGTCACCTTTTCGACAAAGTTCATCGTAACATTCCTGTCACAGAAAAGGCGTATTTCTGGACAGATTCCACAATTGTGAAGTGCTGGTTGGCGTCTAGTCCATCGCGTTGGCAGGTGTTCGTCGCTAATAGGGTGTCAGAGATCCAACACCTGACAAAACATGGTGTATGGAATCACGTTCCGGGAACGGAAAATCCCGCTGACATTCTCTCTCGTGGGATAACTCCTCAGGAGCTGCAGAGACAACACAGCTGGTTCAATGGCCCAGCATGGCTGCATCAACATCCGATCAACTGGCCAAAAGAGGCACATTCAACGGTTGAATATTTTGATTCTGcgattttggaagaaaaagtcaGTGTGGTTCGTTTAATAGCTCTCATTCGCCGGTTTCGTCATAATGCTCAAGAAAGGCATCGCTATTGCCGAATTGGCGGACCGATAAATTCCAACGAGTATGAAATAGCCATCGAACATCTTGTTAGATTATCACAGCAGGAATCTTTTCACCGTGAATATCTCAACTTAGCGAAGAACAAACAAGTGGAACATTCATCGAGAATTCGTTCCTTAAATCCACTGCTACAAGATGACATAATAAGAGTCGGGGGGCGTCTTAGACACGCCTCAGTGCCAGAAGATCGGAAGCATCCTATAATTCTGGACAATCACCATCCATTGTCTAAGTTGATCCTCGACTATTATCACATCAAGTTGTACCACGCAGGACAACAAATGATTATCGCCAGTGTTAGAGAGAGATTTTGGATCACAAATATCCGAAAACTTGCtcggaaggtaatccacaagtGTGTGATTTGTTTTCGGGCCAAACCTCGAGCTACTGAACAACTGATGGGAGATCTTCCCCCAGAACGTGTCACTCCAGCTCCACCATTCCTCAGGGTAGGAGTGGACTATTGTGGCCCCTTTCATGTAACCTATCCCAATCGACGAGGAAGTCCAATGAAATGCTTTATATCGATTTTCGTCTGCCTCGTCACGAAGGCAGTTCATTTAGAGCTAGTAGCCGACTTGACCACCGAAGCGTTTTTAGCTGCTCTAAAGCGTTTCATCGCACGGCGCGGAAAACCCATTACTATGATGTGCGACAACGCGAAGAACTTCGTTGGGGCAAACCCAAACATTTACAAACAGCAATTTCAAAATTCGGTCGTCAAGGAAATGGCAGAAGATCGAATCGACTTCAAATTCATCCCAGCTCGATCTCCGAATTTCGGTGGGCTCTGGGAAGCTGCTGTCAAATTATTCAAGGGCGCTTTTAAAAGAACGATCGGCACAAGAGTTCTGCAGTACGACGAAATGCATACGGTGCTTACGCAAGTCGAGGCGATTTTAAACTCGAGACCATTAACTCCTTTAAGCAATGATCCGGGCGACTTAGAGGCCCTCACCCCAAGTCATTTTTTGGTGCAAAGACAACTAACAGCAGTTGCTGAACCTGACCTAGAATCTGTTCCAACCAATCGATTATCACTCTGGCAATGA